One window of Botrimarina mediterranea genomic DNA carries:
- a CDS encoding polyprenyl synthetase family protein: protein MLTEAAAEMSEAAADSVSDIEAIDAALTAALREAPGRPARLMEAMRYAVLGPGKRLRPRLVLMATRACGGDPADAINCACAVEMIHAYSLVHDDLPAMDDDDLRRGRPTVHRQFDEMTAILAGDALLALAFETLIWPPTPVQAAAPACRELAHAAGPGMLVGGQVDDLAGVLAAPEGREATLQRLETIHRRKTGAMIVVSLRLGALCAGAKPPQLTALSEYGDAIGLLFQVTDDLLDAAGDATAVGKRVGKDQDAGKLTYPGLLGVKESRTYAAELAKRATAALKPLGPAAEPLHALTRQILERDR from the coding sequence ATGCTTACCGAAGCCGCCGCCGAGATGTCTGAAGCCGCGGCCGACTCAGTGTCCGATATCGAAGCGATCGACGCGGCGCTGACCGCTGCCCTGCGGGAGGCCCCCGGCCGGCCGGCTCGGCTGATGGAGGCGATGCGGTACGCCGTGCTCGGTCCTGGCAAGCGGCTCCGCCCGCGGCTGGTGCTGATGGCGACGAGGGCTTGTGGTGGCGACCCGGCGGATGCGATCAACTGCGCATGCGCCGTGGAGATGATCCACGCCTACTCGCTGGTCCACGACGACTTGCCGGCGATGGATGACGACGACCTACGTCGCGGCCGGCCTACGGTCCACCGCCAGTTCGACGAGATGACAGCGATCCTGGCCGGCGACGCCTTGCTGGCGTTGGCCTTCGAGACGCTGATCTGGCCCCCCACGCCCGTCCAGGCGGCCGCTCCTGCGTGCCGTGAGCTCGCTCACGCCGCGGGCCCAGGGATGCTCGTAGGCGGCCAGGTGGACGACCTAGCGGGCGTTCTGGCGGCCCCAGAGGGGCGTGAGGCGACGCTTCAGCGGCTCGAAACGATTCACCGCCGCAAGACAGGGGCAATGATCGTTGTGTCGCTCCGCCTCGGCGCCCTGTGTGCGGGCGCGAAGCCGCCGCAACTCACCGCCCTGTCGGAGTACGGCGACGCGATCGGCCTCTTGTTCCAAGTCACCGACGACCTGCTCGACGCCGCCGGCGACGCGACGGCGGTCGGTAAGCGTGTCGGCAAAGACCAAGACGCCGGCAAGCTGACCTACCCGGGCCTGCTAGGCGTCAAAGAAAGCCGCACCTACGCCGCCGAGTTGGCGAAGCGAGCGACCGCCGCCCTTAAGCCCCTCGGCCCCGCTGCGGAACCACTCCACGCCCTAACGCGACAGATACTCGAGCGGGACAGGTGA
- the xseB gene encoding exodeoxyribonuclease VII small subunit: MAKKPAAAKKATPDAAEPFEESLAELETIVADLEGGELGLSDALARYEEGVRRLKQCHTQLQAAERRIELLSGVDADGNPVTTPFDDSATADDRDATARSKKRSATSAGAKGSAGATGQASSRQERAGVDEGSRLF; encoded by the coding sequence ATGGCGAAGAAGCCTGCCGCCGCCAAGAAGGCCACGCCCGACGCCGCGGAGCCGTTTGAGGAATCGCTTGCCGAGCTCGAGACGATCGTTGCGGACCTAGAAGGGGGCGAACTTGGGCTCTCCGACGCCCTGGCTCGCTACGAGGAGGGCGTGCGGCGGCTCAAGCAGTGCCATACCCAGCTCCAGGCGGCCGAGCGGCGGATCGAGCTGCTCAGCGGCGTCGATGCCGACGGCAATCCGGTGACGACTCCGTTCGACGACAGCGCCACGGCCGATGACCGGGACGCGACGGCCCGGTCGAAGAAGCGTTCGGCGACGTCCGCTGGGGCCAAGGGGTCCGCTGGGGCCACAGGACAGGCCAGCTCGCGGCAAGAGCGAGCGGGCGTGGACGAGGGGTCGCGGCTCTTTTAG
- a CDS encoding tetratricopeptide repeat protein, whose protein sequence is MALNSRRPPLFRSTNCRRLCLLLVGLAMLPGCRALARRQAPDVVGQAKQMWRRGVAALDAGKAGEAESWLRKAAAATPKDAATQHQLAEALWQTGKHDEALTCVEEACRYAPTNIEAAIRAGEMRLANGDAGQAVAWGERAIEIDSRHAAAWALRGRSNEKLGKTDLALADYQQALRYAPTDAELLTDVAELYRDRGDHRRCLTTLHQLLDAYPPGQEPAEALAMTGETYQALGRSRDATETLLLAAERAPADANLYCRLAEAQAACGQNGRAVVEAQRALSVDSSHQGSRQLLARLQPGDATLR, encoded by the coding sequence GTGGCCCTCAATTCACGCCGTCCGCCGTTGTTCCGCAGCACCAACTGCCGCCGCCTGTGTCTGTTGCTCGTCGGCCTGGCGATGTTGCCGGGTTGCCGGGCGCTGGCGCGTCGGCAGGCGCCCGACGTCGTCGGCCAAGCCAAGCAGATGTGGCGCCGGGGCGTCGCGGCCCTCGACGCGGGCAAGGCGGGCGAGGCCGAGTCTTGGCTCCGCAAGGCGGCCGCGGCGACGCCAAAGGACGCCGCCACGCAGCACCAGCTCGCCGAGGCCCTCTGGCAGACCGGCAAGCACGACGAGGCTCTCACGTGCGTCGAAGAGGCCTGCCGCTACGCCCCGACCAACATCGAGGCGGCGATCCGCGCGGGCGAGATGCGGCTCGCCAACGGCGACGCCGGTCAGGCGGTCGCCTGGGGTGAGCGCGCGATTGAAATCGACTCTCGTCACGCCGCCGCTTGGGCGCTACGCGGCCGCTCGAATGAAAAGCTCGGCAAGACCGACCTGGCGCTCGCCGACTACCAGCAAGCCCTCCGCTACGCCCCCACCGATGCAGAACTGCTCACCGATGTCGCCGAACTCTACCGCGACCGCGGCGACCACCGGCGTTGCCTGACGACGCTGCATCAACTGCTCGACGCCTACCCGCCCGGCCAAGAGCCCGCCGAGGCGCTGGCGATGACGGGCGAAACCTATCAGGCCCTAGGCCGGTCGCGCGACGCCACCGAGACGCTGCTGCTCGCGGCGGAACGGGCGCCGGCGGACGCCAACCTCTATTGTCGCCTCGCCGAGGCCCAAGCCGCTTGTGGGCAAAACGGTCGTGCGGTTGTCGAGGCCCAGCGCGCCCTCAGCGTTGATTCGTCGCACCAAGGAAGCCGCCAACTCCTCGCGCGGCTCCAACCCGGCGACGCGACGCTGCGATAA
- a CDS encoding CNNM domain-containing protein, translating into MTTAVIVFCIGLALSAFFSGSETGYYRAPRIRLVVDAVGGDRKARWLLWASNHPEAFVSTALVGNNIANYLVSAAVVASAAVLVPNAGAGGEVAFTLLFTPVVFIFGELLPKRLFLKSPYKLMRRCGEALAVAGVILAIPTLVLWLISKGLSRLTGSSIQPLRMAVRRRELSDAFAEGQAVGLLSPAQRVLAQATFAVGGKPLREFMTPVARQPRLTTRAAVEDVLRLARRHQIDAWPVEPSKLDKEVGSYAYVRASRLAMDPPTSDSLPTEPLTVFNESTPFLQALTQLESSGQPMAAVVGAARRVTGYVYVERLQQALWDAV; encoded by the coding sequence ATGACAACGGCCGTGATTGTGTTCTGCATCGGGCTTGCGCTGAGCGCCTTCTTTAGCGGCTCCGAGACCGGCTACTACCGCGCGCCACGCATCCGGCTAGTGGTCGACGCCGTCGGCGGCGACCGCAAGGCGCGGTGGTTGCTGTGGGCGTCGAACCACCCCGAGGCCTTCGTCTCGACGGCGCTGGTTGGGAACAACATCGCCAACTACCTGGTGTCGGCCGCCGTCGTGGCGTCAGCCGCGGTGCTGGTGCCGAACGCCGGCGCCGGTGGCGAGGTCGCGTTCACGCTGTTGTTTACGCCGGTCGTTTTTATCTTCGGAGAGTTGCTCCCGAAGCGGTTGTTCCTCAAGTCGCCGTACAAGCTGATGCGGCGGTGCGGCGAAGCGCTGGCCGTGGCGGGCGTGATCTTGGCGATTCCGACGTTGGTGCTGTGGCTGATCAGCAAGGGCCTCAGCCGTTTGACGGGGTCGTCCATTCAGCCGCTGCGGATGGCGGTGCGTCGGCGTGAGTTGAGCGACGCCTTTGCCGAAGGGCAGGCCGTCGGCTTGCTGTCGCCGGCGCAGCGGGTGCTCGCCCAAGCGACTTTCGCTGTCGGCGGCAAACCACTCCGCGAGTTCATGACGCCCGTGGCCCGTCAGCCGCGGCTGACGACACGGGCCGCAGTCGAGGACGTGTTGCGGCTCGCCCGCCGCCATCAGATCGACGCTTGGCCCGTCGAACCGTCGAAGTTGGACAAAGAAGTTGGCAGCTATGCCTACGTTCGCGCGTCCCGGCTCGCGATGGACCCGCCAACCTCGGATTCCTTGCCAACGGAGCCGTTGACGGTCTTCAACGAATCAACGCCGTTTCTGCAGGCGCTGACGCAGCTCGAATCAAGCGGCCAGCCGATGGCGGCGGTCGTGGGAGCGGCGCGACGTGTGACGGGTTACGTCTACGTCGAACGTCTCCAGCAAGCGCTATGGGATGCGGTGTGA
- a CDS encoding CNNM domain-containing protein, with amino-acid sequence MQLLDYWFELTAMGMLVAVSGFFSGSEAALFSLSRSDCADLAKGTRGERQAAALLSRPESLLTAILFWNLLVNMANFALTAVVAARFGGGEQASSWRQALFTVGSLATIILFSEVLPKSLAVIRPRWVSRAVSLPLTVAMKLVAPILPALQAISDALARLLLPNLEAEPLMELADLERAVAIQSHETVENETLLIQERQVLARLVELADTTAAEMMRPRRRCLVVSPPVSLESLRGRVDGVGEYVLVTGWGSDEIAAALPLNRLGMLPPERLDLRAEPLSVVPWCAPASMTLNQLRQEGRRVAVVINELGESIGVVALEQLLDAVLRDTSRIDPNDAHGPALAPIDDNAWAASGETPLKRVAKGLGPWVDARDDVATTSESLTRALVEARSLTVAGLLQEQLQRPLHFGDEIHFEGLRWAVVGGAVDDIQDDPIAVRIEPSPRDDSHEPGAPRREGQEGAP; translated from the coding sequence ATGCAACTGCTGGACTACTGGTTCGAGCTCACCGCGATGGGGATGCTCGTCGCCGTTTCGGGGTTCTTCTCGGGGAGTGAAGCGGCGTTGTTTTCGCTATCGCGGTCGGACTGCGCCGACCTAGCGAAGGGCACGCGCGGCGAACGGCAGGCCGCGGCGTTGCTCTCTCGGCCCGAGAGTTTGCTCACCGCGATCCTGTTCTGGAACCTGCTGGTGAACATGGCCAACTTCGCCCTCACGGCGGTGGTGGCGGCCCGGTTCGGCGGCGGCGAGCAGGCGTCTTCCTGGCGCCAAGCGTTGTTCACGGTTGGCTCGCTGGCGACGATCATCTTGTTCAGCGAGGTCCTGCCGAAGAGTCTCGCCGTCATCCGGCCACGGTGGGTGAGCCGGGCGGTCAGTTTGCCGCTGACGGTTGCGATGAAGTTGGTGGCCCCCATTCTGCCGGCGTTGCAAGCAATCAGCGACGCGCTGGCCAGGTTGCTGCTGCCGAATCTTGAGGCCGAGCCGTTGATGGAGCTCGCCGACCTCGAGCGCGCCGTCGCGATCCAGTCGCACGAGACGGTCGAGAACGAGACGTTGTTGATCCAAGAGCGTCAGGTGCTGGCTCGATTGGTCGAGCTCGCCGATACGACCGCGGCGGAGATGATGCGGCCGCGCCGGCGCTGTTTGGTGGTGAGCCCGCCGGTGTCGCTCGAAAGCCTTCGCGGGCGCGTCGATGGCGTCGGCGAGTATGTGCTCGTCACCGGGTGGGGCAGCGACGAGATCGCCGCTGCGTTGCCGCTGAATCGGCTGGGGATGTTGCCGCCGGAGCGACTCGACCTCCGCGCGGAGCCGCTCTCGGTCGTTCCCTGGTGCGCGCCGGCGTCGATGACGCTGAATCAACTCCGTCAGGAGGGGCGTCGCGTCGCGGTGGTTATCAACGAACTCGGCGAATCGATCGGCGTGGTGGCGCTGGAGCAATTGCTCGACGCCGTGTTGCGTGACACGTCGCGGATCGACCCGAACGACGCCCACGGCCCGGCGCTGGCGCCGATCGACGACAACGCTTGGGCGGCGTCGGGCGAGACGCCGCTCAAGCGGGTCGCGAAAGGGCTCGGGCCGTGGGTGGATGCGCGGGACGATGTGGCCACGACGTCCGAGTCACTGACGCGCGCCTTGGTGGAGGCGCGCAGCTTGACTGTTGCGGGCCTTCTCCAGGAGCAGCTTCAGCGGCCCCTCCATTTCGGTGACGAGATTCACTTCGAGGGATTGCGATGGGCGGTCGTCGGGGGAGCCGTCGATGACATCCAGGACGACCCCATCGCCGTGCGGATCGAACCCAGTCCACGAGACGATTCCCATGAGCCTGGTGCGCCGCGGAGAGAAGGGCAGGAGGGGGCGCCATGA
- a CDS encoding ABC transporter permease subunit: protein MFIGPVFTREAITAPRRPQFFVARVLLVAALLGLALTAWQVFVGSSGGGELDGPGDLARFGRVVFELLTPLVLTVAVLFSALFSAAAVSQEKSKGTLLLLLLTDLSNSELVIGRLLASLLTVLVSTLAVAPFLLLIALLGGVDHWQIAWALAVTVAAALASGSLGSMLALWREKTFQALALTAIGLVLWLALGEVIASGVLGTPLLGMNADDLAARVSPWRALTAAMEPRWGRAPALFGIDQPVATGAESAAWFVGVGVGLTMLLNAISVGMVRVWNPSRELRATPAGAASSAPRERVIAETISPTAPDESTVVVGKARGQDAAVHHAGGQSRPVWDNPVLWREVRTWAYGKKVLVVKAAYLVIFVVCALATVQTLGDAAALRSAIPPAALPMAPLLVVSLVLVNALSVTSLTGERDGKSLDLLLTTDLSPQELILGKLGGAFWNSREMIVLPLLLCGYLGWVGAVSGWELGVLMACVVVMDVFAAVLGLHAAMIYSSSRKAIGVSVGTLLFLFLGVSTCMRMMLALSNTFDGQLASFLGFIVGGGLALFVALAWRNPSTAMALASFAAPFATFYAIVSFLLGSYSLVGFATVGTFGFATAAMLVPALSEFDIATGSQPTRED, encoded by the coding sequence TTGTTCATTGGCCCCGTTTTCACGCGCGAGGCGATCACCGCCCCGCGGCGACCGCAGTTCTTTGTCGCGCGAGTGCTCCTCGTCGCGGCGCTGCTGGGCCTTGCGCTGACGGCTTGGCAGGTGTTTGTCGGCTCGAGCGGCGGCGGCGAGCTAGACGGGCCGGGCGACCTGGCGCGGTTCGGTCGCGTCGTGTTCGAGCTGTTGACGCCGCTGGTGCTCACCGTGGCGGTGCTCTTTTCGGCGCTCTTCTCGGCGGCGGCCGTGTCGCAGGAGAAGAGCAAGGGGACCCTGCTGCTCTTGCTGCTAACGGACCTGAGCAACAGCGAGCTGGTGATCGGACGGCTGTTGGCGAGTTTGCTGACGGTGCTGGTGTCGACGCTGGCTGTCGCGCCGTTCCTGTTGCTAATTGCGCTGCTCGGCGGCGTCGATCACTGGCAGATCGCCTGGGCGCTCGCGGTGACCGTAGCGGCGGCGTTGGCGTCGGGGAGCCTTGGTTCGATGCTCGCCCTCTGGCGTGAGAAGACGTTTCAAGCGCTGGCGTTGACGGCGATCGGCTTGGTGCTGTGGCTGGCGCTGGGCGAGGTGATCGCGTCGGGGGTGTTGGGGACGCCGCTGCTCGGGATGAACGCCGACGACCTTGCGGCGCGGGTTAGCCCCTGGCGGGCTTTGACCGCGGCGATGGAGCCGCGTTGGGGCCGGGCGCCGGCGTTGTTTGGGATCGATCAACCGGTCGCCACCGGCGCCGAGTCGGCGGCATGGTTCGTTGGGGTGGGAGTCGGCCTGACGATGCTGCTCAACGCCATCTCGGTGGGGATGGTGCGGGTTTGGAACCCGTCACGCGAGCTTCGCGCGACGCCGGCGGGCGCCGCGTCGTCGGCGCCGCGGGAACGCGTGATCGCCGAGACGATCTCGCCGACGGCGCCCGACGAGAGCACGGTCGTCGTTGGCAAGGCGCGCGGGCAAGACGCCGCGGTCCACCACGCCGGCGGTCAGTCGCGGCCCGTGTGGGACAACCCCGTGCTGTGGCGCGAGGTCCGCACCTGGGCCTACGGCAAGAAAGTGCTGGTGGTGAAAGCGGCTTACCTGGTGATCTTCGTCGTCTGTGCGTTGGCGACGGTCCAGACGCTTGGCGATGCTGCGGCCTTGCGGTCAGCGATCCCGCCCGCGGCGTTGCCGATGGCGCCGCTCTTGGTGGTGAGCCTCGTGCTGGTGAACGCCCTGTCGGTGACTTCGCTGACCGGCGAGCGCGACGGCAAGTCGCTCGACCTTCTGCTGACGACCGACCTCTCGCCGCAGGAGCTGATCCTCGGCAAGCTCGGCGGCGCCTTCTGGAACTCGCGCGAGATGATCGTGCTGCCGCTCCTGCTGTGCGGCTATCTCGGCTGGGTCGGCGCCGTGAGCGGGTGGGAACTGGGCGTGCTGATGGCGTGCGTCGTGGTGATGGATGTCTTTGCGGCGGTGCTTGGTTTGCACGCGGCGATGATCTACTCCAGCAGCCGCAAGGCGATCGGCGTCAGCGTCGGCACGCTGCTGTTCTTATTCCTGGGCGTCTCGACGTGCATGCGGATGATGCTCGCGCTGTCGAACACGTTCGACGGCCAGTTGGCTTCGTTCCTGGGCTTTATCGTTGGCGGCGGGCTGGCGTTGTTCGTGGCGTTGGCGTGGCGGAACCCCTCGACGGCCATGGCGCTGGCGAGCTTCGCGGCGCCCTTCGCGACGTTTTACGCGATCGTGAGCTTTCTGCTCGGGAGCTACAGCCTAGTGGGGTTTGCGACGGTAGGCACCTTTGGGTTCGCGACAGCGGCGATGCTGGTTCCGGCGCTGTCCGAGTTCGACATCGCGACGGGGTCGCAACCGACGCGCGAAGACTGA
- a CDS encoding NPCBM/NEW2 domain-containing protein produces MAALVVGCLFTGSFVLADGTAVFAGGERIEEAAIKAFSVDRDGVEGVLVVDGEERELSGLVRWGEPRAAVTRTAVVLEDGSRLVCDRPWSPAGLARVDEATVRLRRGKGWVDFPRESVAWLLLTPEAVGLDVERLPSVDVVDGEDVVLLVGGDRLIGRVESLTNDTLRLVVADEAIDTPLESVAALRLSGGSIERTEAKCLVGLADGSLLKADDLTVANDSFTAKASGAEVTGEAATLVLIQPLASGVRYLSDLEPADYRHTPYLDLPWPYTRDGGLRGGPLVGGGRRAAKGIAMHTAARLVYRLDGSPQRFQAEIAVADPEPGAAATGSVSFRVYLVKEGKFEPANEGYVMRVGEAARPIDIDLAGAAALALVVDFADDGDAGDDALWLDARLVSVE; encoded by the coding sequence GTGGCAGCGCTCGTCGTTGGGTGTTTGTTTACGGGCAGTTTTGTATTGGCGGATGGGACGGCTGTCTTTGCGGGCGGTGAGCGGATCGAGGAGGCGGCGATCAAGGCGTTCTCGGTTGATCGCGATGGTGTTGAGGGCGTGCTTGTCGTTGATGGCGAAGAGCGGGAGCTATCGGGCCTTGTCCGTTGGGGTGAGCCGCGGGCAGCCGTGACGCGTACGGCGGTGGTGCTGGAGGATGGGTCGCGGCTCGTGTGCGATCGGCCTTGGTCGCCGGCGGGGCTGGCGCGGGTGGATGAAGCGACGGTGCGGCTGCGACGTGGCAAGGGTTGGGTCGATTTTCCCCGCGAATCGGTGGCTTGGCTGCTGCTGACACCCGAGGCGGTGGGGCTCGATGTCGAGCGACTGCCGTCGGTTGATGTCGTTGATGGTGAGGACGTTGTCTTGCTTGTTGGCGGCGACCGGTTGATCGGCCGCGTCGAATCGCTGACGAATGACACGCTGCGATTGGTCGTGGCCGACGAAGCGATCGATACTCCCCTCGAATCGGTCGCCGCTCTGCGGCTTAGCGGCGGAAGCATAGAACGCACTGAGGCGAAGTGTCTTGTCGGCCTCGCGGACGGCTCGCTTCTAAAGGCTGACGACCTGACGGTCGCCAACGACTCGTTCACCGCGAAGGCCTCTGGCGCCGAGGTGACGGGCGAAGCGGCGACGCTCGTCTTGATCCAGCCCCTCGCCTCGGGCGTGCGGTATCTGTCGGACCTCGAGCCGGCGGACTATCGGCACACGCCGTACCTCGACTTGCCGTGGCCCTACACGCGCGACGGGGGTCTCCGCGGCGGGCCGCTAGTCGGCGGCGGGCGGCGGGCGGCCAAGGGGATTGCAATGCACACCGCGGCGCGGCTGGTGTATCGGCTCGATGGCTCGCCGCAGCGCTTCCAGGCCGAGATTGCCGTCGCCGATCCCGAGCCGGGCGCGGCTGCGACAGGGAGCGTTTCGTTCCGGGTCTACTTGGTGAAGGAAGGCAAGTTCGAGCCCGCCAACGAGGGTTACGTGATGCGTGTCGGCGAGGCGGCGCGGCCGATCGACATCGACTTGGCGGGCGCCGCTGCGCTGGCGCTGGTGGTGGACTTTGCCGACGACGGCGACGCGGGGGATGACGCCTTGTGGCTCGACGCGCGACTAGTTTCTGTCGAGTGA
- a CDS encoding prenyltransferase/squalene oxidase repeat-containing protein has translation MGALLTLPLASVEAAEGATPDETALEMVAPADRSIDRGLRYLAEAQLADGSFGGRGQQMGNNPAIVALAGMAFLASGSTPDRGPYGENAQRCVDYLCENTQPSGFIAVGGATSHGPMYGHGFAALFLAEAYGMSPRDDLREKVAASVRLIVSAQNPEGGWRYQPVPTDADISVTICQIMALRAARNAGIHVPAEVVDRCIAYVKRCQVEDGGFGYTPRDRSSQFPRSAAGVVALYSAGVYDDDAVERGLLYLDRQLPVGDRASRAGHFYYGHYYAVQAMWQAGGDRWDRWYPTIRDLLIGAQLGDGSWQDGNGSAYGTAMACVILQTPNNQLPIFQR, from the coding sequence GTGGGCGCCCTACTCACGCTGCCATTGGCGTCTGTCGAAGCCGCTGAGGGGGCGACGCCCGACGAGACCGCGCTGGAGATGGTCGCGCCGGCGGACCGCTCGATCGACCGCGGGTTGCGTTACTTGGCCGAGGCGCAGCTCGCCGACGGGTCGTTCGGCGGTCGTGGTCAGCAGATGGGGAACAACCCGGCGATCGTCGCGCTGGCGGGGATGGCGTTTCTGGCTAGCGGGAGTACGCCCGACCGCGGGCCTTACGGCGAGAACGCGCAGCGCTGCGTCGATTACCTCTGCGAGAACACCCAGCCCAGCGGGTTCATCGCTGTCGGCGGCGCTACGAGCCACGGGCCAATGTACGGGCACGGCTTTGCGGCGCTGTTCCTCGCTGAGGCGTATGGCATGTCGCCGCGCGACGACTTGCGCGAGAAGGTCGCCGCCTCGGTGCGGCTGATCGTCTCGGCGCAGAATCCCGAAGGGGGTTGGCGTTACCAGCCCGTGCCGACCGACGCCGACATCAGCGTGACGATCTGCCAGATCATGGCGTTACGGGCGGCGCGGAACGCAGGAATCCATGTGCCGGCGGAAGTGGTCGATCGCTGCATCGCGTACGTGAAGCGTTGCCAGGTCGAGGACGGCGGGTTCGGCTACACGCCCCGTGACCGTTCGAGCCAGTTCCCACGTTCGGCGGCGGGCGTCGTGGCGCTCTACAGCGCGGGCGTCTACGACGACGACGCGGTTGAGCGTGGGCTGTTGTATCTTGATCGGCAGCTGCCGGTTGGCGATCGGGCGTCGCGTGCGGGTCACTTTTACTACGGCCACTACTACGCCGTGCAGGCGATGTGGCAGGCTGGCGGCGACCGCTGGGACCGCTGGTACCCGACGATCCGCGACCTGTTGATCGGCGCGCAGCTGGGCGACGGGTCTTGGCAGGACGGCAATGGGTCGGCGTACGGCACGGCGATGGCGTGTGTCATCTTGCAAACGCCAAACAATCAACTGCCGATCTTTCAGCGTTAG